A section of the Dehalobacter sp. DCM genome encodes:
- the ftsZ gene encoding cell division protein FtsZ, with amino-acid sequence MLEFDNNEMQYARIKVIGVGGGGNNAVNRMISVGLKGVEFIGINTDAQALQMSRAAEKIQIGVKLTKGLGAGANPDIGHSAAEESRDEIAKALVGADMVFVAAGMGGGTGTGGAPVVADIARSLGALTVGVVTRPFSFEGRKRAMQAERGIIELRDKVDTLITIPNDRLLQIVDKHTTIQEAFSIADDVLLQGVQGISDLITIPGLINLDFADVKTIMSDTGSALMGIGQASGENRAVDAARRAISSPLLETSIDGAKGVLLNITGGPNLTLLEVNEASEIVAEAADQEANIIFGAVIDENLKDDIRVTVIATGFDQRTAFVKKPKNSQQDNTKMDDYNPFKDNVDIPNFLKFKR; translated from the coding sequence ATGCTTGAATTTGATAATAACGAAATGCAGTATGCCCGTATTAAAGTGATCGGGGTCGGCGGCGGTGGAAATAACGCTGTGAACAGGATGATATCCGTTGGTCTCAAGGGTGTTGAGTTCATCGGCATAAATACAGATGCACAGGCTCTGCAGATGTCCAGAGCAGCTGAAAAAATTCAAATCGGTGTTAAGCTGACGAAAGGCCTTGGTGCCGGGGCGAATCCGGATATAGGCCATAGCGCAGCTGAAGAAAGCCGTGATGAGATTGCCAAGGCTTTAGTGGGTGCCGATATGGTTTTTGTCGCAGCGGGTATGGGCGGCGGTACAGGGACGGGCGGAGCGCCTGTTGTTGCCGATATAGCCCGATCTCTCGGTGCACTGACAGTCGGTGTGGTTACCAGGCCTTTTTCTTTTGAAGGAAGAAAAAGAGCGATGCAGGCAGAAAGAGGGATCATCGAGCTCAGGGACAAAGTAGATACACTCATTACGATCCCGAACGACAGACTGCTGCAGATCGTTGATAAGCATACGACAATCCAAGAGGCCTTTAGTATTGCCGATGATGTCCTTTTGCAAGGGGTGCAAGGTATCTCCGACTTGATCACCATCCCCGGCCTGATTAACCTTGACTTTGCTGACGTTAAAACCATTATGTCCGATACCGGGTCGGCATTGATGGGAATTGGACAGGCTTCCGGGGAAAATAGAGCCGTGGATGCTGCACGCCGTGCTATTTCCAGTCCGTTATTGGAGACATCCATAGACGGTGCTAAGGGTGTTCTCTTAAATATTACCGGCGGGCCAAACCTGACCTTGCTTGAAGTGAATGAGGCTTCGGAAATTGTCGCCGAAGCAGCGGATCAGGAGGCGAATATTATTTTCGGTGCCGTTATTGATGAGAATCTCAAGGACGATATCCGGGTAACCGTAATCGCAACCGGCTTCGACCAACGGACGGCCTTCGTGAAGAAACCGAAAAATTCTCAGCAGGATAATACCAAAATGGACGATTACAATCCATTCAAAGACAATGTCGATATACCGAACTTTTTAAAGTTCAAAAGATAA
- the murG gene encoding undecaprenyldiphospho-muramoylpentapeptide beta-N-acetylglucosaminyltransferase encodes MRVIVTGGGTGGHIYPAMAIAKGLLDKVNNMQVLYIGTRNGMEAKIVPENGLDFRGISGRGLPRKVSIETFKAAGTTLRAFGETKNIMKQFKPDLVVGTGGYVSGPVVFTAAFFGVPTLLHEQNALPGITNKLLSKMVKRVLVTFPESEKYFGVKEKLTVVGLPVREEIGTITRKEGAHAFGLDSAKRTILVTGGSRGALSLNNAMLDILPVLAEHPEIQLIWATGAGNYESVVTVMEDRGLNRQTESWRIMPYINTIPHALAGADLCVCRSGASTLAELSAAGRASILIPYPYAAENHQEYNARAFENHQASYVILDKELSGPVLWNTIQNIIFDPIKTESMEARAKEIFKPGALDRIVTLCLETAWR; translated from the coding sequence TTGCGGGTCATCGTGACTGGTGGTGGAACGGGTGGACATATTTATCCGGCCATGGCAATTGCTAAAGGCCTTTTGGACAAGGTCAATAATATGCAGGTTCTGTATATTGGGACCCGAAACGGAATGGAAGCAAAAATTGTTCCCGAAAACGGACTCGACTTCAGAGGGATATCCGGTCGAGGCTTGCCCCGAAAAGTAAGCATAGAAACCTTTAAGGCCGCAGGAACAACGCTGCGCGCTTTTGGAGAGACTAAGAATATCATGAAACAATTTAAACCCGATCTTGTTGTGGGGACTGGCGGTTACGTCTCAGGTCCAGTTGTCTTTACGGCGGCTTTTTTTGGTGTTCCAACCCTTTTGCATGAACAAAATGCCCTTCCGGGCATCACCAATAAACTACTTTCAAAAATGGTCAAGCGGGTGTTAGTGACATTCCCGGAGAGCGAAAAATACTTTGGGGTGAAAGAAAAATTGACCGTTGTCGGACTGCCGGTGCGGGAAGAAATCGGCACAATCACCCGCAAAGAAGGAGCACACGCCTTCGGTCTTGATTCCGCCAAACGAACGATCCTTGTGACCGGAGGAAGCAGGGGTGCGTTAAGCTTGAATAATGCCATGCTCGATATTTTGCCTGTTCTGGCCGAGCATCCCGAGATACAGCTTATTTGGGCGACAGGAGCAGGTAATTATGAGTCTGTTGTCACCGTGATGGAAGATAGAGGACTGAACCGGCAGACCGAATCCTGGCGGATTATGCCCTATATTAACACGATACCGCACGCACTGGCCGGTGCGGATCTTTGTGTTTGCCGGTCGGGAGCATCGACGCTGGCCGAACTGTCGGCAGCCGGGAGAGCAAGTATTTTAATTCCCTATCCCTATGCAGCGGAAAACCACCAGGAATATAATGCCAGAGCATTTGAAAATCATCAGGCATCTTATGTAATTCTGGATAAAGAATTAAGCGGCCCTGTCTTATGGAATACGATCCAAAATATTATTTTTGACCCCATCAAGACAGAAAGCATGGAGGCCAGAGCGAAGGAAATATTCAAACCGGGGGCACTTGACAGGATTGTTACGTTGTGTTTAGAAACAGCTTGGCGATAA
- a CDS encoding cell division protein FtsQ/DivIB — protein sequence MSKARSNTVTIYLAALLCLIAAGLYLFSKSDFFSVKEVKINGSEKITHDEVLQLLGTVKGENIFLTDKKALAMKIELHPLVDNATVTKKLPATIIVQIQERLPAALILNGEGVVEVDSQAVILKFYDSWPTTDTPVLTGIAVPETIGPGQKINDANLTKALQLLGQAPKDLLPLIGELHYISDGQFNIYLSSGTEVKLGFDDDYTEKLTLLKKLLDSKDYDSVQNKIKYIDLTSGKPVLGR from the coding sequence TTGTCAAAAGCACGGTCCAATACAGTGACGATTTATCTGGCTGCGCTGCTCTGCTTGATAGCAGCCGGACTTTATCTTTTTTCTAAATCCGATTTTTTTTCAGTAAAAGAAGTAAAAATTAATGGATCTGAAAAGATAACACATGATGAAGTATTGCAGTTGCTAGGAACCGTTAAGGGTGAAAATATATTCTTGACTGACAAAAAGGCGTTGGCGATGAAAATTGAACTCCATCCCCTCGTCGACAATGCGACAGTAACTAAGAAATTACCTGCGACGATAATTGTCCAGATTCAGGAAAGACTGCCTGCAGCGTTGATTTTAAACGGTGAAGGGGTTGTTGAAGTCGACTCACAGGCAGTGATCCTCAAATTTTATGATTCCTGGCCTACGACGGATACACCGGTACTTACCGGTATTGCTGTACCAGAAACCATTGGCCCAGGTCAAAAGATCAATGATGCCAATTTGACAAAGGCACTTCAATTACTTGGACAAGCACCAAAGGATCTGCTGCCGCTGATTGGAGAACTGCATTATATATCCGATGGACAATTCAATATCTACTTGTCATCAGGCACCGAAGTTAAGTTGGGATTTGACGACGACTACACAGAGAAATTGACATTACTGAAAAAACTGCTGGACAGTAAGGATTATGATAGTGTCCAGAATAAGATCAAATACATTGATCTTACCAGCGGAAAGCCCGTTCTGGGCAGATAG
- a CDS encoding NAD(P)H-dependent flavin oxidoreductase — protein sequence MKLYFKPLVIGDLIAKIPIVQGGMGVGVSGVGLATAVANEGGIGVLSAAAVGFKEKDFVTNNTEANIRALIKDIQSAKERSKGIIGLNIMVALSNFADMAKTAIKEKIDIIFAGAGLPLNLPSFLQEGDKTKLVPIVSSRRALNIIAKKWYRNYNYIPDAVVVEGPKAGGHLGFSYEQLSDPAYSLENILVDVVEEAKLLEEKYGKTIPVIAGGGVYDGKDIRRIIDLGAASVQMATRFVATKECDASDEFKQLYLNSTKEQITIIKSPVGMPGRAIRNDFISAVEAGEKVPFRCPVHCITQCDYKSSPYCIALALISAQKGNMRNGFAFAGENAYRIDKITTVKDLMTSLTKDYNNTFVE from the coding sequence ATGAAGTTATATTTTAAACCTTTGGTAATTGGAGATCTCATTGCGAAGATTCCAATCGTTCAAGGCGGTATGGGCGTCGGAGTTTCCGGTGTAGGCCTGGCTACCGCAGTGGCAAACGAGGGTGGCATCGGTGTGCTTTCGGCAGCTGCTGTCGGCTTTAAGGAGAAAGATTTTGTTACAAACAACACGGAGGCAAATATCCGAGCTCTGATTAAAGATATACAGAGTGCAAAGGAACGGTCGAAGGGGATCATCGGACTCAACATCATGGTGGCGCTATCAAACTTTGCCGATATGGCTAAAACGGCAATTAAAGAAAAAATCGACATCATCTTTGCAGGAGCAGGCTTACCATTAAATCTACCATCCTTTCTCCAGGAAGGAGATAAGACAAAACTGGTACCTATTGTGTCCTCCCGTAGAGCACTGAATATAATAGCAAAGAAATGGTATAGAAATTACAACTATATTCCGGACGCAGTCGTCGTTGAGGGGCCAAAAGCCGGTGGACACCTGGGCTTTAGCTATGAGCAACTTTCCGATCCGGCGTATTCTCTGGAGAATATTCTGGTAGATGTTGTGGAGGAAGCGAAACTGTTAGAAGAAAAATACGGCAAAACCATTCCTGTCATTGCCGGCGGCGGAGTATACGACGGCAAAGATATCCGCAGGATAATAGACCTGGGTGCAGCCAGTGTACAAATGGCAACCCGGTTTGTGGCGACGAAAGAATGTGACGCCTCCGATGAATTCAAGCAACTCTATCTAAATAGCACGAAGGAACAAATTACCATCATTAAGAGTCCTGTGGGCATGCCGGGCCGTGCAATTCGAAACGATTTTATCAGCGCAGTGGAGGCCGGAGAAAAAGTGCCATTCAGGTGCCCCGTCCATTGCATCACCCAGTGCGACTATAAGTCGAGTCCCTACTGCATTGCGCTGGCCTTAATCAGTGCCCAGAAGGGAAATATGAGAAACGGCTTTGCGTTCGCCGGCGAAAATGCCTATCGCATCGATAAAATTACGACAGTGAAAGACCTTATGACGTCACTAACAAAAGATTATAATAATACATTTGTGGAATAA
- a CDS encoding FAD-binding protein, which translates to MMYDIVIVGAGPAGSTLARLIGSKYKVLLLDKRDLENENPKNMAQKCCGGLLAPDAQKMIATLGLGIPKDILVDPQLFAVRTIDLTNHLERLYQRFYFNMDREKIDRWLVSILPAEVDKKFNAIFKNYTDIRGGYEIHYRANGQERSVKTRVIVGADGAFSRIRRTIGHDTATSADVSIPEKYIAIQECYESKDQMPYFTAIFDEEITDFYAWIIPKGAHIFVGAALRQGNKPREKYAILKSKLNRQGFHFDHPLKKEGAYINRPRKASQLWVGKDDIALVGEAAGAISPSSAEGISYALKSSLYLARSLEEGIDGFLGRYNQRMRDIRLNLSMKNLKSPAMYNRFLRQLAMKSGLQSIK; encoded by the coding sequence ATGATGTATGATATTGTCATCGTAGGGGCAGGTCCTGCCGGATCTACTCTTGCCCGATTAATTGGCAGCAAATATAAGGTACTGTTGTTAGATAAACGGGATCTGGAAAATGAGAATCCCAAAAACATGGCTCAAAAATGCTGCGGAGGACTGTTGGCCCCGGATGCTCAGAAAATGATTGCCACGCTGGGCTTAGGCATCCCAAAAGACATTTTAGTTGATCCGCAGCTTTTTGCTGTAAGAACCATTGATCTGACCAATCATTTGGAAAGACTGTACCAGCGATTTTATTTTAATATGGACAGGGAAAAAATCGACAGATGGCTGGTTTCAATACTTCCTGCCGAAGTTGATAAAAAGTTTAACGCCATTTTCAAGAACTACACAGATATAAGGGGTGGATATGAAATTCACTATCGCGCTAACGGACAAGAGAGATCGGTAAAAACAAGAGTCATCGTTGGTGCTGACGGTGCTTTTTCCAGGATAAGAAGGACGATTGGCCACGATACTGCTACCTCTGCTGATGTCAGTATCCCTGAAAAGTACATTGCCATTCAGGAATGCTATGAAAGCAAGGATCAGATGCCCTATTTCACAGCAATTTTTGATGAAGAAATCACTGATTTCTACGCCTGGATAATACCCAAAGGCGCTCATATATTTGTGGGGGCAGCACTTCGGCAGGGTAACAAACCGCGGGAGAAGTACGCGATATTAAAATCAAAACTAAACAGGCAGGGCTTTCATTTTGATCACCCCCTCAAAAAGGAAGGGGCTTATATCAATAGGCCCAGGAAAGCGTCGCAGCTCTGGGTTGGAAAAGATGATATCGCCCTGGTCGGAGAAGCCGCAGGAGCGATTAGCCCCAGCTCTGCTGAAGGAATCAGCTATGCATTAAAAAGTTCTTTATATTTGGCTAGAAGTCTTGAAGAAGGGATCGATGGTTTTTTAGGTAGATATAATCAGAGAATGCGGGATATCCGGTTAAATTTGAGCATGAAAAATCTAAAATCCCCCGCCATGTATAATCGCTTTCTCAGGCAATTAGCAATGAAATCAGGACTGCAAAGTATAAAATAA
- a CDS encoding small basic family protein, with the protein MWLSIFGLIIGLFIGYISPIDIPIAYAKYFSVAILGALDSVLGGIRSYQEEHFDSKIFISGFFVNIILASLLAFTGDIIGVDLYLAAVVAFGTRLFQNISIIRRHIISRDRKSQ; encoded by the coding sequence ATTTGGCTTTCGATTTTTGGATTAATTATTGGACTATTCATAGGGTATATCAGCCCGATCGATATACCGATTGCTTATGCGAAGTATTTTTCTGTTGCCATACTGGGCGCACTGGACTCCGTTTTAGGCGGTATCCGGTCGTATCAGGAAGAACATTTTGACAGTAAGATCTTTATCAGCGGCTTTTTTGTCAATATTATTCTGGCGAGTCTATTGGCATTTACCGGGGATATCATTGGTGTCGATCTTTATTTGGCGGCGGTTGTTGCCTTTGGGACCAGGCTGTTCCAGAATATCAGTATTATCCGACGGCATATTATTAGCCGCGACCGTAAATCGCAATAA
- the murA gene encoding UDP-N-acetylglucosamine 1-carboxyvinyltransferase, which produces MTMDRYVITGKQRLEGTIRTSGAKNASLPLMAAAILAEGTTVLQEIPHLTDITSMADVLVSLGCKVTLDHNECSIDTSALNDCIVDETLMRKMRASNLILGPMLARNGRVKISRPGGCAIGTRPMDQHIKGLQELGVTIEERHGYIEARADKMRGGEIYFDIPSVGATENLMMAAVLTEGTTLIRNAAREPEIVDLQNLLNKMGAKIRGAGTHVIRIDGVHKLTSTEHTVIPDRIEAGTHMVAAVMTGGDITVENIIPEHVSPIIAKLHQGGAEVTQNGDSVRVRHNGKFKAVDIKTLVYPGFPTDLQPQFLALLTIADGTSIVTETIFENRFQHVAELRRMGAKITIEGRTAVIHGRPNLEGAFVEATDLRAGAALFLAALAAEDGTVLERIDHIDRGYEDLERKYREIGAKLQRVVKQ; this is translated from the coding sequence ATGACGATGGATCGTTATGTCATAACCGGAAAACAGAGACTCGAGGGTACGATCCGAACGAGCGGCGCCAAGAATGCCTCTCTTCCGTTAATGGCTGCAGCTATACTTGCTGAGGGCACAACGGTTCTACAAGAGATTCCCCATCTCACGGATATCACCAGTATGGCGGATGTGCTGGTAAGTCTTGGCTGTAAAGTGACACTCGACCACAATGAATGCTCTATCGATACATCGGCTTTAAACGATTGTATTGTAGATGAAACTCTGATGCGTAAAATGCGCGCCTCGAATCTGATCTTAGGGCCGATGCTGGCAAGAAACGGCAGAGTGAAAATTTCCAGACCCGGCGGCTGTGCTATAGGAACCAGACCAATGGATCAACATATCAAGGGGTTACAGGAACTCGGCGTGACTATTGAAGAAAGACACGGATACATAGAAGCCCGGGCGGATAAAATGCGGGGAGGAGAAATCTATTTCGATATCCCCAGTGTCGGGGCAACTGAAAATCTGATGATGGCCGCCGTACTGACGGAGGGAACGACGCTGATTCGAAATGCGGCGCGAGAACCCGAAATTGTCGACCTGCAGAATCTGCTCAATAAAATGGGAGCGAAGATCCGGGGAGCGGGAACGCATGTTATACGCATTGACGGTGTTCACAAGCTCACCAGTACGGAGCATACGGTCATCCCGGACCGGATCGAAGCGGGCACACATATGGTTGCCGCCGTCATGACGGGGGGCGATATTACCGTTGAAAATATCATTCCGGAACATGTGAGCCCCATCATCGCCAAACTGCATCAGGGCGGTGCGGAGGTTACCCAAAATGGGGACAGTGTCCGTGTCAGACATAATGGGAAATTTAAAGCGGTGGATATAAAAACATTGGTATATCCCGGTTTCCCCACCGATTTGCAGCCACAATTCCTGGCGTTGCTGACCATTGCTGATGGAACAAGTATCGTGACCGAGACGATTTTTGAGAACCGGTTCCAGCATGTCGCTGAGTTAAGACGAATGGGTGCAAAAATCACAATCGAAGGCAGAACGGCGGTTATTCACGGCAGACCGAATCTTGAAGGCGCTTTTGTTGAAGCAACCGATCTTCGCGCCGGCGCAGCCTTATTTTTAGCCGCTTTGGCCGCAGAAGACGGCACGGTGCTTGAGCGGATTGATCATATCGACAGGGGATATGAAGATTTGGAAAGAAAATACAGGGAAATCGGCGCAAAATTACAAAGAGTTGTGAAACAATAG
- a CDS encoding C40 family peptidase: MNAALPLEESNQGVILPRQVIGLTACILAGTATIPMAHYPIQEVVALPFDIPGQVRIIDEDMNQTVPLPQQTENIRMLEQKAAAGSFSCTNLRTLSQIESRKNTAEMQYNIINSVMTWEGTAYQWGGRTRSGVDCSALVQNVFKENGIQLPRTSYEQFRMGLGIPQSRLEPGDLVFFHTNGAGASHVGIYIGDKQFISASKHSVQISSLDEPYWAKHYRGSRRVIA; encoded by the coding sequence ATGAATGCTGCGCTTCCTTTGGAAGAATCTAACCAAGGGGTGATACTGCCAAGGCAGGTTATTGGTCTGACAGCCTGTATTTTAGCCGGCACAGCAACGATCCCAATGGCTCATTATCCAATTCAAGAAGTCGTTGCTTTGCCATTTGATATCCCAGGTCAGGTGAGGATCATCGATGAGGATATGAACCAAACGGTACCGCTGCCTCAGCAAACCGAAAACATCCGAATGCTGGAACAAAAAGCGGCCGCGGGCAGCTTTTCTTGTACCAATCTAAGAACACTCTCTCAAATCGAGTCCAGAAAGAATACCGCCGAAATGCAATATAATATCATCAATTCTGTCATGACCTGGGAAGGGACTGCCTATCAATGGGGTGGTCGGACACGATCAGGCGTGGATTGTTCCGCTTTAGTGCAAAATGTATTTAAGGAAAACGGAATTCAGCTGCCCAGAACGTCCTACGAGCAATTTCGGATGGGTTTGGGAATTCCTCAATCAAGATTAGAGCCCGGTGATCTAGTCTTTTTTCATACCAACGGAGCCGGTGCCAGCCATGTGGGCATCTATATCGGAGATAAACAATTCATTTCCGCTTCCAAGCATAGTGTTCAAATTTCCTCTCTGGATGAGCCGT
- a CDS encoding alpha/beta-type small acid-soluble spore protein has protein sequence MGKRNNSNPALDQLKYEVSKELGYINSGAHDYEQFLDETKYEVANELGIQLNHGYNGDITSRDAGRIGGHIGGKIGGNMVRKMIEFAENSMVENGGKL, from the coding sequence ATGGGGAAAAGAAACAATTCCAATCCCGCTCTTGACCAGTTGAAGTATGAAGTATCCAAAGAATTAGGCTATATTAACAGCGGAGCTCACGATTATGAACAATTTTTGGATGAAACCAAATATGAAGTAGCTAATGAATTGGGAATTCAGCTGAATCATGGTTACAACGGCGACATCACCTCACGCGATGCCGGACGAATCGGCGGCCATATCGGCGGTAAAATCGGCGGGAATATGGTCCGGAAAATGATTGAATTTGCAGAAAACAGTATGGTTGAAAACGGTGGAAAGTTATAA